The genomic segment CAAGATGCGGTTTTGAGGTTTCCTTCCAGAAAGGATTGGTTTGCATGTAGGGAAGACGTTCAAGACAGAGCTCTAAAGTTGCCCGAAGAAAAGTTAAAGTCCTACGAACAAATAGCAGATCTCATCGTAAAAGCACAAAGGGTAGTAGTTTGGTAGTATAATCATACTCTATGGCAAAATACGATGTGGTTATTGTTGGAGCAGGTGGTGCGGGTTTAAGAACTGCTATTGAAGCCAGTATGGACCCAACCATCAAAGTAGCAGTCATCTCTAAGGTTTATCCTACACGTTCCCACACGGGTGCAGCTCAGGGAGGCATGAATGCAGCCCTTGGAAATGTGATCCCAGAAGATTCGCCCGCATCCCATGCCTTTGATACAATAAAAGGTTCAGACTTCTTAGCAGATCAGGATGCAGTTTTCTTTATGTGCGAGAATGCTCCGGATATTGTATACGAGCTTGACAGATGGGGTGTGCCTTTTTCACGCCTCCCAGATGGAAGGATAGCCCAAAGGCCCTTCGGTGGAGCATCTTTTCCGAGAACTGTTTTCTCCGCAGATAGAACAGGTCATGTTATACTCCACACTCTGTTTGAGCAGGCATTGGCGCGGGATAACATAGATTTTTACAACGAATTTTTTCTATTGGACATAATCCACGATGGTGTAAGGGTAAAAGGGGTTTCAGTTTATGACATAAAAAACGGAGAAGTCTTGAACATCCAAACCAAGGCGTTGGTCTTAGCCACAGGAGGTTTTGCCAGGATATACTGGCAGAGAAGCACCAATGCGGTTGGTAATACGGGTGACGGTGTGGCCGTTGCCCTAAGGGCTGGGTTGGGGCTTAAGGATGTGGAGTTTATACAGTTTCATCCTACGGGCCTGGCAAAGACGGGCATACTTCTTTCCGAAGCCTGTAGAGGTGAAGGTGGATATCTTTTAAATGCGCTTGGTGAGAGATTTATGAAAAGGTACGCACCTGAGAAGATGGAGTTGGCTCCCAGAGATATGGTCTCGAGGGCTATAGAGTATGAGATAAGAGAGGGAAGAGGGGTTGGCAGTGGCACCAGCGCTTATGTCTATTTGGACCTAAGACACCTGGGAGAGGCTAAGATAAAAGAAAGACTTCCACAGGTGCGCCAGCTTGCTATAGATTTTGAGGGTGTGGATCCTGTTAAGGACCTTGTTCCCATAAGGCCAACTGCCCACTACTGCATGGGTGGCATACATATAACTAACTACAGAACCAGCGCCACAGAGTTAGAAGGGTTGTATGCGGTGGGAGAGTGCGCATGCGTGTCTGTACACGGAGCAAATAGATTAGGGGGGAACTCTCTAACTGAAATACTCGTCTTTGGCAAGTTCTGTGGCATATCTGCAAGGGAGTATGCTAAGCAAGTAGACTGGCTACCTCTGACAGAGGCGGAAAGGAGAAGAAACGTAGAATTTATTGAAAGATTAATGAACAGAGAAGGGTCTGAGAAGTTGGCTGATATAAGAAAGAAAATGGGAGAAATAATGTGGGAAAAGGTGGGTATTTTCAGAGACGAAAGGTCTTTGCAAGAAGCCTATCAGGAACTAAGCGAGCTTTTGGAAAGATGGGAAAGCATACCGGTAGTGGACAAAAGCAGAATATTCAATACAAACTTGGTGGAAGTGTTAGAGCTCAGAAATATGCTGGAGTTAGCAAGAGTGGTAGCATTTTGCGCACTTCATAGAAGAGAATCAAGGGGAGGTCACACAAGGGAGGACTATCCAAACAGAGACGACGAGAACTTCTTAAAGCATACTCTAGTGTATCAAAGAGGGGACAAGCTGGTGATTGAGTACATACCAGTAAATATCTTTAAATATCAACCGGCCCATAGGACTTACTGATGAGGATAGGCATACTAGGCGGAGGACAGCTTGGCTGGATGACTATAATGGAAGGTAAAAAGCTTGGTTTTGAGTTTTTGGTTTTAGACAGCTCCAAAACCTCTCCCGCCTGTAAAGTAGCAGACGGATGTTTTGACTACAGCAGTATAGATGAATTTGTGAGGCTCTGCGATGTTGTAACTTACGAGTTTGAGCATATTCCCGATGAGGTGCTGGAAAGCGTTTCCCATTTGACCTTACCTTCCGTTGAGGTTCTAAATCTTAAAAAGAGTAAAGTGGAAGAAAAGCTGTATTTAAGAAGAAGTGGATATCCAGTGCCAAACTTTCTGGTATCTGCTGGAGAAGACTTAGAAAAAACCGTGGCAATGCTTAACCTTCCTGTGGTGATAAAGGCGGAGAGTCTTGGATATGACGGAAAAGGTCAATACCTTATAAAGGGAGATACAGGAAAGCTTAAGACAATCAGAATGAATCACAAAAAAGAGGAGCGGTTTTTAGTAGAAGAGTTTGTAGAATTTGATTTTGAATTTTCCATAATAGGTGTAAGAAGTGGTAAAGGAGAGATAAAATTGTATCCACTAACCATAAACTATCATGAGGAAGGCATTTTGATATACAACAAAACCACCGACCTGAACTTTCCGTTTGCGCAGGAAATGGTCAAATCTCTGATGGAAGAGTTAAACATAGTAGGGC from the Thermocrinis sp. genome contains:
- a CDS encoding sulfurtransferase TusB, whose translation is MVRTLWIVRKLGDFSSDLVEEGDVVVLVQDAVLRFPSRKDWFACREDVQDRALKLPEEKLKSYEQIADLIVKAQRVVVW
- a CDS encoding FAD-dependent oxidoreductase, whose product is MAKYDVVIVGAGGAGLRTAIEASMDPTIKVAVISKVYPTRSHTGAAQGGMNAALGNVIPEDSPASHAFDTIKGSDFLADQDAVFFMCENAPDIVYELDRWGVPFSRLPDGRIAQRPFGGASFPRTVFSADRTGHVILHTLFEQALARDNIDFYNEFFLLDIIHDGVRVKGVSVYDIKNGEVLNIQTKALVLATGGFARIYWQRSTNAVGNTGDGVAVALRAGLGLKDVEFIQFHPTGLAKTGILLSEACRGEGGYLLNALGERFMKRYAPEKMELAPRDMVSRAIEYEIREGRGVGSGTSAYVYLDLRHLGEAKIKERLPQVRQLAIDFEGVDPVKDLVPIRPTAHYCMGGIHITNYRTSATELEGLYAVGECACVSVHGANRLGGNSLTEILVFGKFCGISAREYAKQVDWLPLTEAERRRNVEFIERLMNREGSEKLADIRKKMGEIMWEKVGIFRDERSLQEAYQELSELLERWESIPVVDKSRIFNTNLVEVLELRNMLELARVVAFCALHRRESRGGHTREDYPNRDDENFLKHTLVYQRGDKLVIEYIPVNIFKYQPAHRTY
- a CDS encoding 5-(carboxyamino)imidazole ribonucleotide synthase, whose protein sequence is MRIGILGGGQLGWMTIMEGKKLGFEFLVLDSSKTSPACKVADGCFDYSSIDEFVRLCDVVTYEFEHIPDEVLESVSHLTLPSVEVLNLKKSKVEEKLYLRRSGYPVPNFLVSAGEDLEKTVAMLNLPVVIKAESLGYDGKGQYLIKGDTGKLKTIRMNHKKEERFLVEEFVEFDFEFSIIGVRSGKGEIKLYPLTINYHEEGILIYNKTTDLNFPFAQEMVKSLMEELNIVGLLCIEFFHTKDGRILINEIAPRTHNTGHWTLDGCYTSQFENLVRAICGLPLGSTRLKSPSGMVNIIGKSYEEIDIKRILSVEGTKLYWYGKEKRYRRKMGHVNVVGDSQEDVEKKLEYLNDVLFGALKC